A stretch of the Capsicum annuum cultivar UCD-10X-F1 chromosome 8, UCD10Xv1.1, whole genome shotgun sequence genome encodes the following:
- the LOC107840371 gene encoding allene oxide synthase 3 translates to MSSLSSNSSDNESSSSNLPVREIPGDFGYPFFGAIKDRYDYYYNLGTDEFFRTKSQKYNSTVFRTNMPPGPFIAKDPKVIVLLDAVSFPLLFDNSKVEKKNVLDGTFMPSTDFYGGYRPCAYLDASEPKHATLKGFYLALMSKLHAQFIPLFKTSVSAMFQNLEIEMVKNGKAHFNDISDAMSFDFVFRLLCDQTSPHDTNLGSNGPKYFDLWMLPQLAPLVTTGLKFLPNFVEDLLLHTFQLPFFLVKSKYQKLYDAFNEHAGSILNEAEKSGINRDEACHNLVFFAGFNAYGGMKVLFPSLIKWVASGGKNLHTRLANEIRTIIKEEGGSITLSAINKMSLIKSTVYEALRIEPPIPFQYGKAKEDIMVQSHDSRFLIKKGEMIFGYQTFATKDANIFEKPEEFIPERFMGTEGEKLLRHVYWSNARETDNPTIDNKQCVGRDLAVLLCRLLLVEFFMRYDTFTVESSKFLAGSSVTFKTLEKKVT, encoded by the exons ATGTCTTCACTTTCCTCCAACTCTTCAGACAATGAGTCTTCTAGTTCCAATCTTCCAGTTCGAGAAATCCCAGGTGACTTTGGTTATCCATTCTTTGGAGCCATTAAAGATAGATATGACTATTACTACAACCTTGGAACCGACGAATTCTTCCGTACTAAATCGCAAAAATATAATTCAACTGTATTCAGAACGAACATGCCACCAGGTCCATTCATAGCTAAAGATCCCAAAGTCATCGTTCTTCTTGACGCTGTTAGTTTTCCTCTTCTTTTCGACAACTCAAAAGTCGAAAAGAAGAACGTTCTTGATGGCACCTTCATGCCATCAACCGATTTCTACGGTGGATATCGTCCTTGTGCATATCTTGATGCATCAGAGCCAAAACATGCTACACTTAAAGGGTTCTATTTAGCTCTAATGTCCAAATTACATGCACAATTTATCCCTTTATTTAAAACATCTGTTTCTGCCATgtttcaaaatctggaaattgaAATGGTGAAAAATGGGAAAGCCCATTTCAACGACATTAGCGATGCTATGTCATTCGACTTTGTTTTTCGTTTGTTGTGTGACCAAACAAGTCCCCATGACACAAATCTTGGCTCCAATGGaccaaaatattttgatttatggaTGTTGCCTCAACTGGCTCCATTGGTCACTACTGGTCTAAAATTTTTGCCCAACTTTGTGGAAGATTTATTGTTGCATACTTTCCAGTTGCCGTTTTTTCTAGTGAAATCGAAATACCAGAAGCTTTACGATGCTTTCAACGAGCATGCTGGAAGTATACTGAATGAAGCAGAGAAGAGTGGGATCAATAGAGATGAAGCTTGCCACAACTTAGTCTTTTTTGCAG GGTTCAATGCTTATGGTGGGATGAAAGTTCTGTTTCCGTCACTGATCAAGTGGGTCGCAAGTGGAGGGAAGAACTTACACACTCGGCTGGCAAATGAAATCAGGACGATCATCAAAGAAGAAGGTGGGTCCATCACTCTATCAGCAATCAACAAGATGAGTTTGATTAAATCAACGGTGTATGAAGCATTGAGAATTGAACCCCCAATTCCGTTCCAGTACGGTAAGGCCAAAGAAGATATCATGGTCCAAAGCCATGATTCAAGATTCTTGATCAAGAAAGGTGAAATGATATTTGGATATCAAACATTTGCTACAAAAGATGCAAACATATTTGAAAAGCCAGAAGAGTTTATTCCAGAGAGATTTATGGGTACTGAAGGAGAAAAATTGTTACGACATGTTTATTGGTCAAATGCCAGAGAGACTGATAATCCAACAATTGATAACAAACAATGCGTAGGGAGGGATCTGGCTGTGCTGTTATGCAG GTTGTTGTTGGTGGAGTTTTTCATGCGTTACGATACATTTACTGTGGAGTCGAGTAAATTCTTGGCTGGATCATCAGTAACTTTTAAGACACTGGAGAAAAAAGTGACATGA